One Alcaligenes ammonioxydans DNA segment encodes these proteins:
- the mobH gene encoding MobH family relaxase, which produces MRVLESDDLIRLLKAQKAVHQMFLQSRVADPVFRRDFIPAIRRYAEYVQLMPASEAHHHAHAGGLLAHTLEMVLAAMTWRNAHFLPTNAPVEQIDAERDQWTYVVFYAALLHDIAKPMTDLRILWRGGAMDEPLRWKPLAGSLFEVGQGRLDLEYRVEFEPKASRDYQAHNRLALTLLHQIAPKSALTFLSQTPHAFDALTYYLSGHKDGLLADIIKRADQASTSNALMKGSKARFATANAVPLVDLLMQALKSMLQSGTELPLNRTGAAGWVYDGSVWFVAKRLADATRAWIKKHEPDESVPGEAKNDRLFDTWQEYGILQVSPHSGQAIWHVEINGQTPATEEGAEAHQYRHRLSVLRFPLSKLYDDPNLYPPAMSGEIHVRAKRGDDEFETAADPAAVDCENSADTTVIQAKAAPEHIDEGILPQKVATTAKTASARSQNAAPKRNLVPAMEFRKPKNASTGAAKRQTPKNGATQSGNQPKPVPTSSNTHQTASIQAYDDETVILPAELAVDGFDVDDDFLDEADTASNIIHRSPPQASHKPTPVPGKKLHKHEATALAAAQAKSVEPASVEHTPGALPALPTPKAPVLEPEPAPKTQAKSQRMFSQANTTPVVLTPSLPELPHEAPVKEPSEAATAFIQWLQQGLASREIKYNESGAPVHFVEEGMALISPKIFKLYAAQTGPEEQADAMGMQIQREVIKAGWHRMRQVEGGGKVNILRYQIIGKGNVPIASLAAVVLMDPDRFVLPVPPVNPVLKLDR; this is translated from the coding sequence TTGCGTGTTCTTGAGTCTGATGACTTGATCCGTCTGCTGAAAGCTCAAAAAGCGGTTCATCAAATGTTCCTGCAGTCTCGCGTAGCAGATCCTGTTTTTCGACGAGATTTCATCCCAGCTATCCGACGATATGCAGAATACGTCCAGCTTATGCCTGCCTCAGAAGCACACCATCACGCCCACGCTGGTGGTTTGTTGGCCCATACGCTGGAGATGGTATTGGCAGCCATGACCTGGCGAAACGCGCATTTTTTACCGACGAATGCTCCCGTTGAGCAGATTGACGCCGAGCGCGATCAGTGGACCTATGTGGTCTTCTACGCGGCACTGCTTCATGACATTGCCAAACCGATGACGGACCTACGGATCTTATGGCGAGGCGGGGCGATGGATGAACCGTTGCGATGGAAACCGCTGGCGGGCTCCTTGTTCGAAGTGGGGCAGGGGCGTCTGGATCTGGAGTATCGAGTCGAGTTTGAGCCAAAAGCCAGCCGGGACTACCAGGCCCATAATCGCCTGGCACTGACCTTGCTTCATCAGATTGCCCCAAAATCTGCCTTAACTTTTTTGTCCCAAACGCCTCACGCCTTTGATGCGCTGACTTATTATTTGTCTGGCCACAAGGATGGATTATTGGCTGACATTATCAAACGCGCTGACCAGGCCTCCACCAGCAACGCATTGATGAAGGGCAGTAAGGCTCGTTTTGCGACAGCCAATGCAGTACCGCTGGTGGATTTACTCATGCAAGCGCTCAAAAGCATGTTGCAGTCTGGAACGGAATTGCCGCTCAATCGTACTGGAGCTGCCGGATGGGTGTATGACGGCTCTGTGTGGTTTGTGGCTAAGCGTTTGGCCGATGCCACGCGGGCCTGGATTAAAAAGCATGAGCCTGACGAGTCTGTACCTGGAGAGGCCAAGAACGATAGGCTGTTTGACACATGGCAGGAATATGGAATCTTGCAAGTCAGTCCTCATTCTGGCCAAGCTATTTGGCACGTTGAAATCAACGGGCAAACGCCGGCAACAGAAGAGGGCGCAGAAGCCCATCAATATCGACACAGACTAAGTGTGCTGCGCTTTCCACTGTCAAAGCTCTATGATGATCCAAACTTATACCCACCGGCGATGTCCGGAGAGATCCATGTCCGGGCCAAGCGTGGCGATGATGAGTTTGAAACAGCTGCTGATCCAGCTGCGGTTGATTGTGAGAACAGCGCTGACACAACAGTCATTCAAGCCAAAGCTGCTCCAGAACACATTGATGAAGGAATATTGCCGCAAAAGGTGGCCACAACGGCCAAAACTGCTTCAGCTCGTTCCCAAAATGCAGCACCCAAGCGTAATCTCGTACCAGCAATGGAGTTTAGAAAGCCCAAAAATGCGTCAACTGGCGCAGCCAAGCGTCAAACACCGAAAAATGGCGCAACGCAAAGCGGCAACCAGCCCAAACCTGTGCCAACCTCAAGCAATACTCACCAAACTGCTTCGATTCAGGCATACGACGACGAGACGGTGATTTTGCCAGCCGAACTCGCCGTAGATGGCTTTGATGTTGACGATGACTTTCTGGATGAAGCTGATACAGCATCCAACATTATTCATCGCAGCCCACCGCAAGCGTCGCATAAACCCACGCCTGTGCCAGGCAAAAAATTACATAAACATGAAGCAACAGCCCTAGCTGCAGCACAGGCTAAAAGTGTTGAGCCAGCCTCTGTTGAGCACACACCTGGAGCATTACCAGCCTTACCGACGCCTAAAGCGCCGGTTCTTGAGCCTGAGCCTGCTCCAAAGACACAGGCAAAATCGCAACGCATGTTCAGCCAGGCCAACACCACGCCTGTCGTGTTGACCCCGAGCCTGCCTGAACTACCGCACGAAGCTCCTGTGAAGGAACCCAGTGAAGCCGCGACGGCGTTTATACAGTGGCTGCAGCAAGGCTTGGCCAGCCGTGAGATTAAGTACAACGAATCCGGGGCACCCGTGCATTTCGTAGAGGAAGGCATGGCACTGATTTCACCCAAGATTTTCAAGCTCTACGCGGCTCAAACAGGGCCTGAAGAACAGGCCGACGCCATGGGGATGCAGATTCAGCGAGAGGTTATCAAAGCTGGGTGGCATCGGATGCGGCAAGTAGAAGGTGGTGGCAAGGTCAACATCTTGCGCTACCAGATCATTGGCAAAGGAAATGTGCCGATCGCCTCGCTGGCGGCGGTGGTGTTGATGGACCCGGACCGGTTTGTTTTACCCGTGCCGCCCGTCAATCCAGTATTAAAGTTGGATCGTTGA
- the pilL2 gene encoding PFGI-1 class ICE element type IV pilus protein PilL2 yields MSWTARLAVAAPLAVLALQAQAQVGDTYDNGTQVRIGQYSTQASTPGHSVSDPLSVFVALTYPRQDVATIDGAIEYTLKRTGWQLDRSKLSLEAAQFLRLPLPESQRSLGTYRVRDVLNALVGETWRWDEDPIRRRLWISLAAQPTLSGVELTQNWLQAQTYPVTVDPKKPWLPLTERISGVQP; encoded by the coding sequence ATGAGCTGGACGGCTAGACTCGCTGTTGCCGCGCCACTGGCTGTTTTGGCGTTGCAGGCCCAAGCCCAGGTCGGGGATACCTACGACAACGGCACACAGGTGCGAATTGGACAATACAGCACACAAGCCAGCACACCAGGGCATAGCGTTTCTGATCCCCTGTCTGTGTTTGTGGCACTGACTTACCCACGTCAAGACGTAGCCACCATTGATGGTGCGATTGAGTACACCCTCAAACGGACTGGCTGGCAGCTTGATCGCTCCAAGCTGTCGCTAGAAGCCGCGCAGTTTCTTCGCTTACCTCTTCCAGAGTCCCAGCGGTCGCTGGGCACGTATCGTGTACGTGATGTCTTAAATGCACTCGTAGGTGAGACCTGGCGCTGGGACGAGGACCCCATCCGTCGCAGACTGTGGATCAGTCTAGCGGCACAGCCGACTTTGTCAGGCGTCGAACTGACACAGAATTGGCTCCAGGCCCAAACCTACCCCGTCACAGTTGACCCTAAAAAGCCGTGGTTGCCCTTGACCGAGCGCATCAGCGGGGTGCAACCATGA
- a CDS encoding transglycosylase SLT domain-containing protein: MQRRQFLGALTALTASGVMTRSWALAAPAQSELPQPEGLDPQWWPYWSDTAVRIEPKITPQGQTAIPHGYVRQMPRTRTRPGAPTVTASLLPPRAYDWAGQRWNIDPWLLYGVALQESQMKFGQQTLPYPWTLCVRGVGKRYGSYEATLQALRKYVDVKGIRNVDCGAMQVNWGYHNDKLQSLERALDPYPNLDVGAQILRHHFDRNASWRLAVALYHTGSRNTQERISRGNRYSRGVFNKLANLGLDESELATSTGWRRYAP, from the coding sequence ATGCAACGCCGACAGTTTCTTGGCGCCCTCACGGCACTGACGGCCAGTGGCGTCATGACGCGCTCGTGGGCACTGGCTGCGCCTGCGCAATCGGAGCTGCCGCAGCCCGAAGGCCTGGACCCGCAGTGGTGGCCATATTGGTCAGATACGGCTGTGCGCATTGAACCCAAGATCACACCCCAAGGACAGACGGCAATCCCCCACGGGTATGTTCGTCAGATGCCTCGCACGCGCACCCGTCCTGGTGCGCCGACCGTGACGGCGTCCTTGTTGCCTCCCCGCGCATATGACTGGGCGGGACAGCGCTGGAACATTGATCCGTGGCTACTTTACGGCGTGGCGCTGCAAGAGTCGCAAATGAAATTTGGCCAGCAGACACTGCCCTATCCATGGACACTTTGCGTCAGAGGTGTAGGCAAGCGATATGGATCCTATGAGGCCACCCTGCAAGCGCTACGCAAGTATGTGGATGTCAAAGGCATCCGCAATGTGGATTGTGGTGCGATGCAAGTGAACTGGGGTTACCACAATGACAAGCTCCAAAGCCTAGAGCGTGCTCTGGACCCCTATCCCAACCTTGACGTAGGCGCACAAATCTTGCGCCATCACTTCGACCGCAACGCTTCCTGGCGTCTGGCTGTGGCGCTCTACCACACGGGCTCACGAAACACTCAAGAACGGATCAGCCGCGGTAATCGCTATAGCCGTGGCGTATTCAACAAATTGGCGAACCTGGGCTTAGACGAGTCTGAGCTGGCCACATCAACAGGGTGGAGACGATATGCACCGTAA
- a CDS encoding PFL_4695 family integrating conjugative element protein gives MHRNLTLVFFAATTLISSSVNAQTAPVVLDDSVPAVSYYSALISGADQPGVGAGIQFPLTSNLLQPGVLKPSAVPVFNPKWMTQTLAIVGDDKGSEEWLKLHQARLLSLQATVIVVSAASEKRFKDIQRQANALPIVPDSGHWLQNRLAAARVTVYPVLIGLDGQARQIIFSEGFERGEAHEK, from the coding sequence ATGCACCGTAATCTCACCCTCGTCTTCTTTGCAGCGACCACACTGATCTCCAGCTCGGTCAACGCTCAGACTGCACCGGTCGTCCTGGACGATTCGGTTCCGGCTGTTTCCTATTATTCGGCCTTGATTTCAGGTGCAGACCAACCTGGTGTTGGTGCCGGTATCCAGTTTCCGCTGACGTCGAACTTGCTACAACCTGGCGTGCTCAAACCATCGGCTGTTCCAGTATTCAACCCAAAATGGATGACCCAAACATTAGCCATTGTGGGTGACGACAAAGGCTCAGAAGAATGGCTCAAGCTCCATCAGGCTCGCCTGCTTTCTTTGCAGGCCACCGTCATTGTGGTATCCGCAGCCAGTGAAAAACGCTTTAAAGACATCCAGCGGCAAGCCAACGCATTACCAATCGTCCCTGATTCCGGCCACTGGTTACAGAACCGTCTTGCCGCTGCTCGAGTGACGGTCTATCCCGTGCTGATTGGCCTGGACGGTCAAGCGCGCCAAATCATCTTCTCAGAAGGTTTTGAACGAGGTGAAGCGCATGAAAAATAA
- the traD gene encoding type IV conjugative transfer system coupling protein TraD, which translates to MKNNAVLEALLRPPVEIWSAATAWSVTATAALAPWALMMPPSLGYVAAAGSGYFGGVRFKQAMRIKRYHHHLKYYKVTKIAPAKIPVAPGEFYLGEGFEWSQAHTQRKREALQPQAKRFVRPSGKELALRSLGSKAIEQAQDKGPVKPIVRAIAGIAGIDHWLNPLQPHPDLGGSPIVHGVGSMDEAPVKIRQSSRNGHMLVMGTTRVGKTRLLELFATQDIHAGHVTIVIDPKGDADLMLRMYAECARAGRLDQFYMFHLGYPEISARYNGIGNFSRITEVATRATNALPSSGNSAAFKEFSWRFTNIVAQAQVALGRVPTYEALLKDVTGIDGLFMDYARMVFAQQARQGRLIDWEVRLANLELSLQDRKTAPPVPRALADRQPEFVAMFLLIKEAKINDTVLAGLAAAFSYERSFYEKIIASLGPFLEKLTTGAVGKLISPDYYDQTDKRPIFDWMSVIRQGGVVYVGLDALSDSVVSSAVGNSMLADLVSVGGKLYKTGLDPHAPDGKIVLPTICAHFDEVNEIAGPEFVPMVNKLGGSGFRITAYTQSAFDIEAKVGDKAKAGQILDNFNHLVMLRVRSVTTAKLLTDQVPEVEVVHLTPMSGVTDTAAQGTGVDFISRNDDIWTKTKVPMIEPADVLELPQGQAFALLEGNRRFKIRIPLADARNDEFVPQSLQNVAAQMKARYRTSEQWASETDWFTENWLNSQPIADGTGMIATDLAVQDPDPDDDTQSNSAINTDTMGLITRGHG; encoded by the coding sequence ATGAAAAATAACGCCGTCTTGGAAGCGCTACTGCGTCCGCCTGTCGAGATCTGGAGTGCGGCAACGGCCTGGTCCGTCACGGCCACGGCTGCCCTGGCGCCTTGGGCACTGATGATGCCCCCTTCTTTGGGCTACGTTGCCGCCGCAGGGTCGGGGTACTTCGGCGGGGTCCGCTTTAAGCAAGCGATGCGGATCAAGCGTTATCACCATCACCTGAAATACTACAAAGTCACGAAAATTGCTCCCGCCAAAATTCCCGTGGCACCGGGCGAGTTTTACCTGGGCGAAGGGTTTGAGTGGTCGCAAGCGCACACACAACGTAAACGTGAAGCCTTGCAACCGCAGGCCAAGCGTTTTGTACGTCCATCGGGCAAAGAGCTGGCTCTACGCAGCCTGGGTTCAAAAGCCATCGAGCAAGCGCAAGACAAAGGCCCGGTTAAACCCATTGTGCGAGCCATTGCAGGAATTGCGGGCATTGATCATTGGCTCAACCCACTGCAACCTCACCCAGACTTAGGTGGCTCACCCATCGTGCATGGCGTGGGCAGCATGGACGAAGCCCCCGTCAAGATTCGCCAGTCCTCTCGCAATGGACACATGTTGGTCATGGGCACCACGCGCGTGGGCAAGACCAGGCTGCTGGAGTTGTTTGCTACCCAAGACATCCACGCCGGACACGTCACCATCGTGATCGATCCCAAGGGGGATGCCGATCTGATGCTGCGTATGTATGCAGAATGCGCACGCGCAGGCCGCCTGGACCAGTTCTACATGTTCCATCTTGGCTATCCCGAGATCTCGGCCAGGTACAACGGCATTGGCAACTTCTCGCGCATCACTGAGGTAGCCACCCGTGCCACCAACGCCTTGCCCAGCAGCGGAAACTCCGCCGCTTTTAAAGAGTTCTCCTGGCGTTTTACCAATATTGTGGCTCAAGCCCAGGTTGCGCTGGGTCGTGTCCCGACCTATGAAGCTTTGCTCAAAGATGTGACCGGCATTGATGGTCTGTTCATGGACTATGCCCGCATGGTGTTTGCCCAACAAGCCCGCCAAGGCCGTCTGATCGACTGGGAAGTAAGGTTGGCCAACCTTGAGCTCTCGCTGCAGGACCGCAAAACCGCCCCGCCGGTGCCAAGAGCCTTGGCCGATCGACAGCCCGAGTTTGTGGCGATGTTCTTGCTCATTAAAGAAGCCAAGATCAACGATACGGTCCTCGCAGGCCTGGCAGCCGCCTTTAGTTATGAACGCAGCTTCTACGAAAAGATCATCGCGTCCTTGGGGCCATTCCTGGAGAAGTTGACCACCGGCGCAGTAGGCAAACTGATCTCACCTGACTATTACGACCAAACCGATAAGCGTCCCATCTTCGACTGGATGAGCGTCATCCGGCAGGGAGGCGTGGTCTACGTAGGCTTAGATGCCCTCTCTGATTCCGTGGTCAGCTCTGCGGTCGGTAATTCCATGCTGGCCGACTTGGTCAGCGTGGGCGGCAAACTCTACAAGACCGGACTGGACCCTCATGCCCCAGACGGAAAAATCGTGTTGCCGACCATTTGTGCGCACTTTGACGAGGTCAATGAGATTGCAGGCCCTGAATTTGTGCCCATGGTGAACAAGCTGGGGGGCTCGGGCTTTCGGATCACCGCGTACACACAGTCAGCATTTGATATTGAGGCAAAAGTCGGAGATAAGGCCAAAGCGGGCCAGATCCTGGACAACTTTAACCACCTGGTCATGCTGCGCGTCCGTAGTGTCACTACGGCCAAGCTGCTGACGGACCAGGTTCCCGAAGTCGAGGTGGTCCATCTCACGCCAATGTCAGGCGTCACAGACACCGCCGCCCAAGGCACCGGCGTCGATTTCATCAGTCGCAACGATGATATCTGGACCAAAACCAAGGTCCCTATGATTGAACCAGCCGATGTGCTGGAACTACCGCAAGGCCAAGCCTTTGCGCTACTTGAAGGCAATCGACGCTTCAAGATCCGAATCCCGTTGGCTGATGCAAGAAACGACGAATTTGTACCGCAGTCTTTGCAAAACGTCGCCGCGCAAATGAAGGCCCGCTACCGGACTTCCGAGCAATGGGCCAGTGAAACCGACTGGTTCACTGAAAACTGGCTCAATAGCCAGCCAATCGCCGATGGCACGGGCATGATCGCCACTGATCTGGCGGTGCAGGATCCTGACCCCGATGACGACACTCAAAGCAACAGCGCGATAAACACTGACACGATGGGCCTGATCACAAGGGGGCACGGATGA
- a CDS encoding TIGR03747 family integrating conjugative element membrane protein: MSTNSTSRPVKPTTRGPILMTFEMVMGLLMVSVSACVLGLFIELAGIHTIWKDQGTGHARSIVEQDLSYIEAAPKSLIIPNTVAFSNKMLGYISWPYEKFGILQWYANSHDPAMQRQQALRRAQEIKANGNSLSSRLKTIGADASQFISTVLVLSMYVAMDVALRLSIALYALPAFVLACLVGAVDGLVRRDLRRWSGGRESSFVYHHAKRYTAWALTGGFGLYLTWPFGGFNPAYMVLIFTALVAATLSTTVASLKKYM; this comes from the coding sequence ATGAGTACCAACTCGACCAGCCGCCCTGTTAAACCCACCACTCGCGGCCCCATTTTGATGACATTTGAGATGGTCATGGGTTTGCTTATGGTCTCTGTCTCAGCGTGTGTGCTGGGATTGTTCATAGAACTGGCCGGCATTCATACGATTTGGAAGGACCAAGGCACGGGCCATGCTCGCTCTATCGTGGAGCAGGACCTGAGCTATATCGAGGCTGCCCCGAAGAGCCTGATTATTCCCAATACAGTGGCCTTCTCAAACAAGATGCTCGGCTACATCTCATGGCCTTACGAGAAGTTCGGAATCTTGCAGTGGTATGCCAATAGCCATGACCCCGCCATGCAGCGTCAACAGGCCCTTCGTCGTGCACAAGAAATAAAGGCAAACGGCAACAGCCTCTCCTCCAGGCTGAAAACGATTGGCGCTGATGCCAGCCAATTTATCAGCACGGTACTCGTGCTTTCCATGTATGTCGCCATGGATGTAGCGCTTCGACTTTCGATTGCCCTTTATGCGCTGCCAGCCTTCGTTCTTGCGTGCCTAGTGGGTGCGGTCGATGGCCTGGTACGGCGTGACTTGCGCCGGTGGAGCGGCGGCCGTGAGTCCTCCTTTGTATATCACCACGCTAAGCGATACACCGCCTGGGCACTGACTGGAGGTTTCGGTCTGTATTTGACCTGGCCTTTCGGCGGCTTCAACCCCGCTTACATGGTTCTGATTTTCACCGCGTTGGTCGCTGCAACGCTCAGCACCACAGTGGCTTCCCTCAAAAAGTATATGTAG
- a CDS encoding integrative conjugative element protein, RAQPRD family encodes MKPQQSGPSERKTHRAWVAALMLVACATVQAGDADSERESLARIENELAVVQQMVAAASRDAPPSQRVNFRYEWLINDLDVMRRGIQQHLNAPMQPRPVEPLRGDYRQ; translated from the coding sequence ATGAAACCACAGCAATCTGGCCCCTCAGAACGTAAGACTCATCGCGCCTGGGTAGCCGCGCTCATGCTCGTCGCGTGCGCCACCGTTCAGGCTGGGGATGCCGATAGTGAGCGCGAAAGTCTGGCACGGATTGAAAACGAGCTGGCCGTCGTGCAGCAGATGGTGGCCGCGGCCTCTCGTGATGCCCCTCCATCTCAACGGGTCAATTTTCGATATGAGTGGTTAATCAATGACCTGGACGTGATGCGTCGGGGAATTCAACAACACCTTAATGCCCCTATGCAGCCGCGTCCGGTCGAGCCACTGCGAGGCGACTACCGCCAATGA
- a CDS encoding DUF3262 family protein produces MGMNNAQMGSSMREAFAAGSGVDPNAMKIVLTVITVAAVALFFAWLVMAALENYRENQLKQEEVVWACVKLVVLLSLILWVLV; encoded by the coding sequence ATGGGCATGAACAATGCGCAGATGGGTTCGAGCATGAGAGAGGCGTTTGCAGCGGGCTCGGGTGTTGACCCAAACGCCATGAAGATCGTGCTGACGGTCATAACGGTAGCAGCTGTGGCTCTGTTCTTTGCGTGGTTGGTAATGGCCGCTCTAGAGAACTACCGGGAGAACCAACTCAAGCAAGAAGAGGTGGTCTGGGCCTGCGTCAAATTAGTTGTGCTGTTGTCCTTAATCCTGTGGGTGTTGGTTTGA
- a CDS encoding DUF2976 domain-containing protein produces MTTLNALLAAPRAGWQKAKRHFAQAALIPAVALLSSPARAALPTMPTPGSGIDGAQVADGDWLGAMGAYWKQGITILAMIFVGYFFLKVVMGAITKWNQYTRGQADISDLKEYVITGGVLAIALVAMATYAIATLG; encoded by the coding sequence ATGACCACACTGAACGCTCTGTTGGCGGCACCCCGAGCGGGGTGGCAAAAAGCCAAGCGTCACTTCGCGCAAGCCGCTTTGATCCCTGCTGTAGCGTTACTTTCGTCACCTGCCAGGGCGGCTTTGCCCACAATGCCCACACCGGGTTCTGGCATTGACGGGGCTCAAGTTGCCGATGGCGATTGGCTTGGAGCGATGGGCGCTTACTGGAAACAGGGCATCACTATTCTGGCCATGATCTTTGTCGGCTACTTTTTCCTGAAAGTCGTCATGGGTGCGATCACGAAGTGGAACCAATACACCCGCGGTCAAGCTGATATCAGTGACCTGAAAGAGTACGTGATTACTGGTGGCGTGTTGGCCATTGCACTCGTTGCCATGGCAACGTATGCCATCGCCACGCTCGGGTAA
- a CDS encoding TIGR03750 family conjugal transfer protein codes for MARKPSAPHLEQLDEQVTQGIATPITDRVNVQPAILNGMTVDEAQIIGLISVVVCLLLGLVLLAITGFWQTLLAIMLFGPLVILWFASKYLAGLKRNRPDGYYNQAMHHWMASRGWVKAKFIRHNGYWSLGRTLPFSLSTSFNPKPSRQNVVSTSETAIPSSCAAQGVTPIADKASNNV; via the coding sequence ATGGCTCGCAAGCCCTCTGCCCCACACCTTGAACAGCTAGATGAGCAAGTTACCCAGGGCATCGCTACGCCGATAACCGATCGCGTGAATGTTCAACCAGCCATTCTGAACGGTATGACGGTCGATGAAGCACAAATCATCGGTCTGATCTCCGTCGTGGTGTGTCTGCTGCTGGGCTTGGTACTGCTGGCCATAACCGGCTTCTGGCAAACACTTTTGGCCATCATGCTATTTGGACCATTAGTCATTTTGTGGTTTGCCTCTAAATACCTGGCGGGACTTAAGCGCAACCGTCCTGACGGCTATTACAACCAGGCTATGCACCACTGGATGGCCTCTCGTGGGTGGGTGAAAGCCAAATTCATCCGCCACAACGGTTATTGGAGCTTGGGCCGGACCTTGCCCTTTAGCCTGTCCACTTCATTCAACCCTAAACCGTCCCGTCAGAACGTTGTTTCTACGAGCGAAACGGCCATCCCCTCTTCTTGCGCTGCTCAAGGTGTGACACCGATAGCGGATAAAGCGAGCAACAACGTATGA
- a CDS encoding PFL_4703 family integrating conjugative element protein, giving the protein MSSKYLNALATVQATNKRLGALVLVVAALGAVGMYFAARTPHRIDVNLHPNIQGGDVVTVTDGQSPVPDVNVYGFAYYIWQQVNRWQADGYKDYGKQIYYYQAYITPSCRAQLENDMNTRDRAGELRSRTRIMTEIPGFGFSPRRVISQGTNTWTVLLDMQLQETFRGQQIKDIYIRYPMRVVRYDVDPEKNPWKLAIDCYGNNRPARLNPDEVAAVQKNNQSPELPTESEIVPATLPGTITDPATNVTDPAPTPIQVRPVQPQSE; this is encoded by the coding sequence ATGAGTTCAAAATATTTAAACGCCCTGGCCACTGTTCAGGCGACAAATAAAAGACTGGGCGCACTTGTTTTAGTTGTCGCCGCTCTTGGGGCTGTGGGTATGTACTTTGCTGCCCGCACACCGCATCGAATCGACGTCAATTTGCACCCCAACATTCAAGGCGGGGATGTCGTCACCGTGACCGACGGCCAGTCGCCGGTCCCTGACGTCAATGTGTATGGCTTTGCCTACTACATCTGGCAGCAGGTCAACCGCTGGCAAGCCGACGGGTACAAGGACTACGGCAAGCAAATCTACTACTACCAGGCCTACATCACCCCGTCTTGTCGCGCTCAGCTAGAGAACGACATGAACACACGGGATAGAGCCGGTGAGTTGCGCTCACGCACACGCATCATGACCGAGATTCCAGGGTTTGGGTTTTCACCCAGACGAGTCATTTCGCAAGGCACCAACACCTGGACAGTACTGCTCGACATGCAATTGCAAGAGACATTTCGTGGTCAACAAATCAAAGACATCTACATCCGGTATCCGATGCGTGTCGTGCGATATGACGTTGACCCCGAGAAAAACCCCTGGAAGCTGGCCATTGACTGCTATGGCAACAACCGCCCTGCCCGCCTGAATCCTGACGAAGTCGCCGCAGTCCAGAAGAACAACCAAAGTCCCGAGCTGCCAACTGAGTCAGAAATCGTGCCCGCCACATTGCCCGGCACGATCACCGACCCGGCAACCAACGTGACCGACCCCGCTCCGACACCTATCCAGGTGCGACCCGTCCAACCTCAAAGCGAGTGA
- a CDS encoding TIGR03749 family integrating conjugative element protein has translation MVVSTVDAAIQQAKDNQDESGTTIRKPPQNKPHGVERAVFNRAPVRAPLPVGIERMITLPAPAALHVPSDMSKIARIEVIDRTMYITALQQFTPVRIIAELIDSGQQIPFDLVADSTTASARSELQVFVVASSSPGTEGIGGDGPASQAAAQATSMANAHTLSQQMAESAPTDMVQLTRYAARQLYAPKRLATPFSGVQQVEVTAEPIANLIRGVNVVSTPVGQWRSGQLYVTAVLIKNRSHNPLEIPLEQVRGQWIAATAQHGRIGPAGSETDTTAIYLVCQRRFEACR, from the coding sequence ATGGTGGTGAGCACTGTGGATGCGGCCATTCAACAGGCCAAGGATAATCAGGACGAAAGCGGCACGACCATCCGCAAACCGCCACAAAACAAACCGCATGGCGTCGAGCGAGCCGTGTTTAATCGAGCTCCAGTACGTGCGCCACTGCCTGTGGGCATCGAACGCATGATTACTTTGCCTGCGCCTGCCGCCCTGCATGTGCCATCGGATATGTCCAAGATTGCCCGAATCGAAGTCATTGATCGCACGATGTACATCACGGCCCTCCAGCAGTTCACACCCGTGCGAATCATTGCAGAGCTCATTGATTCTGGGCAGCAAATTCCCTTCGATCTGGTTGCCGACAGCACAACAGCCAGTGCCCGTAGCGAACTTCAGGTTTTTGTCGTTGCTTCATCATCGCCTGGTACAGAGGGGATCGGAGGTGATGGTCCCGCCTCCCAAGCGGCAGCGCAAGCGACCAGCATGGCCAATGCACACACATTGAGCCAGCAAATGGCGGAATCGGCACCGACAGATATGGTCCAGCTCACCCGCTACGCCGCACGCCAGCTTTATGCCCCAAAGCGGCTTGCCACGCCATTCTCTGGTGTGCAGCAGGTCGAAGTCACTGCTGAGCCAATTGCCAACCTAATACGCGGCGTCAATGTTGTATCCACCCCCGTCGGTCAATGGCGTTCTGGCCAGCTCTATGTGACAGCCGTTCTCATCAAGAACCGGTCACATAACCCCTTGGAGATTCCACTTGAGCAAGTGCGCGGCCAATGGATTGCAGCCACCGCGCAGCACGGTCGAATTGGCCCAGCCGGTTCCGAGACGGACACCACCGCCATTTATCTGGTGTGCCAGCGCCGATTTGAAGCCTGCCGGTAA